The genomic segment CCCCTGCTTCATAGGATAAAGGAACCAAGAAAGCCCCAGGAGGTGAATGTCGTGCCCAAGACGACAGAGTTGTCAGCTTGATTAAGCCCAGTATTTATGTGGGGTTAATACTTCTCCCCTTTGTTTCCTAGTAATCGGAAGCCTGCGACACCCATGTGTCACTGATCTGGAGGCATCCCTCGCGGCAGCGCTTCATGACCCAGCGGCGCCCCGCCCAGTGAAGCCACCGTGGTGTCCAGCATGGCCGCGCTGCTCCTGGGCGCGGTGATGCTGGTGGTCCAGCTCCAGCTAGTGCCTTCCCGCCCCGCTGTGCCCGGGGCCGAGCTGGGCCAGCCGCAGCTTGTGAGGAAAGCGGCGACCTTGCACAACGAGATCCGGGAAGGCGCGGCCCCCAACGGCTCCGCCCAGCAGCTGCCGCAGACCATTATCATCGGTGTGCGCAAGGGCGGCACACGCGCGCTACTGGAGATGCTCAGCCTGCATCCCGACGTGGCGGCCGCAGAGAACGAGGTGCACTTCTTCGATTGGGAGGAGCATTACAGCCAAGGCCTGGGCTGGTACCTCAGCCAGATGCCCTTCTCCTCCCCGCACCAGCTCACAGTGGAAAAGACCCCCGCGTACTTCACGTCGCCCAAAGTGCCTGAGCGGGTCCACAGCATGAACCCGTCCATCCGGCTGCTGCTCATCCTGCGGGACCCGTCAGAGCGCGTGCTGTCCGACTACACCCAAGTGTTCTACAACCACATGCAGAAGCACAAGCCCTACCCGTCCATCGAGGAGTTCCTGGTGCGTGATGGCCGGCTCAACGTGGACTACAAGGCTCTCAACCGCAGCCTGTATCACGTGCACATGCAGAACTGGCTTCGCTTCTTCTCGCTGCGCCGCATCCACATCGTGGACGGCGACCGCCTCATCAGGGACCCCTTCCCCGAGATCCAAAAGGTCGAGAGGTTCCTGAGGCTGTCGCCGCAGATCAATGCCTCGAACTTCTACTTTAACAAAACCAAGGGCTTTTACTGCCTGCGGGACAGCGGCCGGGACCGCTGCTTACACGAGTCCAAAGGCCGGGCACACCCGCAAGTCGACCCCAAGCTCCTCAATAAACTGCATGAATATTTTCACGAGCCAAATAAGAAATTCTTCGAGCTTGTCGGCAGAACATTTGACTGGCACTGATTTGCGATAAGCTAGGCTCGGAACCTTTCCTATTGTAAGTTCTAGTGTACATCTAGGGgggaaagagaattttaaaagggcATTTAAGctataatttatttgtaaaatccATAAATTACTTCTGTACAGTATTAGATTCACAATTGCCATATATACtagttatatttttctacttGTTAAATTGAGggcattttgtattgtttttcatGGTTGTTAACATGTGTAATATGTCTCTATATGAAGGAACTAAAATAtttcactgcaaaaaaaaaaaaaatctggagacGCTGTCTTTTTTGAATGTAATTAACTTGCCCCCAACTCAAGATAGCTGTCTGTGTTCACTCACTGCACATATTCCTTTattacttacttaaaaaaaaaatgtttttcatagcTGTTATACTCCTCTCCCATTCTCTCCCTTCttcattaccttttaaaatttttaatggctTACTGTGGtcatcagatttatttttttacttgcaTGGTGAGATTTCTCTTCATTGAGATCCCCTATTATTTTTGGAGGTGATAGTCTCACCCATTCCCAACTAAAGCAAGTACCTGAATGTGGATTTTAACCCCATGTAAACTCCAAGTGGACAAAGAAGTTAAGCTGGAGAAGTAGTTACTAACCAGCAAGAGGCTTGCCTCAGAGAGTGCTTGCACTTACTTCTGACTGCAGCAATATGTGAAACTACAATAAAGGGAATTAAACCATTGGTCTTCAGAACGATCTTGGGGCTGTGTACTTTGCCCCAGGTGGCAGTGGGTCTCTGGAAAACCACTTAGAATAGAAAAGAGGAATTGCAAAACCTATGCATGTCCCCATTTGTAAAAAGCTGACTAAAGTGGTAACTGTTTCCTTGAGTTGGGAGTCTATTAATCTATttccttaaatataaatattatactcCATATACTTTGAGACATAGGTGTatgtatgtttaaaaatcaaCTCTGGAGTCCTGAAGGTGAAAGGAAATTTAAACTCCCAAGGGTTGcaattgaaaagagaaaagtgcAAAGCAAATGGTGAAAGGTAAAGAATCCCTTGCACCTGCCTTGATAGGCCAGAGGCCCAATTTCAGTTTCACTTCTGCCCTGAACAACTGGGTTGTTAGAAGTGATAGAATAagcccttctgtgcctcagttttctcatgcgTTCTTCATTCAGTCAGCCTTttacagaattaaataaattggatattttttcttattatgaatgAAATAGACATTATATATAAGAACTCATTGAAATTTCCCCCAAGCAACCCCAGGAAGAAGGAATTATTACAG from the Lagenorhynchus albirostris chromosome 4, mLagAlb1.1, whole genome shotgun sequence genome contains:
- the HS3ST1 gene encoding heparan sulfate glucosamine 3-O-sulfotransferase 1, yielding MAALLLGAVMLVVQLQLVPSRPAVPGAELGQPQLVRKAATLHNEIREGAAPNGSAQQLPQTIIIGVRKGGTRALLEMLSLHPDVAAAENEVHFFDWEEHYSQGLGWYLSQMPFSSPHQLTVEKTPAYFTSPKVPERVHSMNPSIRLLLILRDPSERVLSDYTQVFYNHMQKHKPYPSIEEFLVRDGRLNVDYKALNRSLYHVHMQNWLRFFSLRRIHIVDGDRLIRDPFPEIQKVERFLRLSPQINASNFYFNKTKGFYCLRDSGRDRCLHESKGRAHPQVDPKLLNKLHEYFHEPNKKFFELVGRTFDWH